From the genome of ANME-2 cluster archaeon:
TGATTATAGTGTCTTCCAGGGGGCCAGGCTCAAACTTAAGAAAAACGGTTTTGAACTTACCGGACACAAGGTCGGGATGGATACCTTTGAAACTGTGTTTAACTATAATGGTAACAGTATCAGGGCACGAATACGACTGGTCCATGGCCGGAGTTATTCAGGGGATCTGCAGGAACTCTGGCGGGAATCACTGGCGTATGAGGACATGGTATATCTTAAAAGCCATGCAGGATACGGGAAACACTTGAGCCTGAGCGATGATGTGAACTGCTTTACCGATGCCATGAAGGAAGGATTCAGTCATCCGGACAGGAAATCATACCAGTTGTATTACCTTGATTGCTGCAAGAGTGAGATGTATTACAGGGACCTGTTCCGGGAGTATGTGGGGTATGAAGGGGTGGACCTGATACTGCATCAGTGGTTCTGCAATTATATTATTATCGGGCCCGTTGTGGTACTGTTGAGGGAATTGATGGCAGGGTCGGATTTTGAGACAATTGTGGCAGAGATGAACGATGAGTACGGGGTGCCACATGTAGACGTGGAGGACGACCCAGAGGATTTGAAGCAGGACCGTAAGATGGTTACTTATTGTGTGGGTTAATGGTGGCTAAACCAGGAAAATAAAAAATTAGTACTTCATAAAACCCTTGCTTCCGAATTAGTATACATTTTCTTACTGTATAGATCTTTAAGATTACGTACTCAGGTAAATCCGGGTGATGGGAGGTTTTTCTTGTAATTTTGTGGAAAAAAAGGGAGTGTAAAATATTCCTATATTGGTTTTCCAAATTGAGTAAAAGTGCTCCAATCATAAGTGCTCCAATCATAATGATTAAAGCGTATCTACATGTACATTCCTAAAGTTTCAATCTATATATAAAAGTAGGTGAGATTATAAAAAGTTACATTAATATACTATTATTAATATAATGTTATTACAAATATATAGCACAATATAATTTCCAGTTATTATAAAGCATCAATTAACAGTGATTTGCACCGATTTCGATTTGTATCGGCATAAGTCCAGATAATATGAGTATGCGACAAATGCCAAAATAACTGTATTTTAAAACAGTGCCAAAATATTCAAATCTATTATTCGAAATGGCTGTGATTTAACATGGAAAAAACAAAAATCATACTTGACGAAAACGAGCTTCCTAATCAATGGTACAACATACTGCCAGACCTTCAGACTCCCCTTGAACCGCCACTGAACCCTGCGACCAACGAGCCTATCGGGCCGGACGACCTTTCACCCATATTCCCAATGAGTCTCATTAAACAGGAAATGAGCCAGGACAGGTTCATCGACATCCCGGAAGAGGTAAGGGATATTTACCGCCTGTGGAGACCTTCTCCCATATACAGGGCACACCGCCTGGAAGCTGCCCTCAAGACGCCTGCCAGGATATATTATAAGAATGAAGGAGTAAGCCCGCCAGGCAGCCATAAGCCCAATACAGCTATCGCCCAGGCATATTTTAATATGAAAGAGGGTGTAGAACGCCTTTCCACCGAAACCGGAGCTGGACAGTGGGGCAGTGCCCTGTCTTTCGCTTGCTCTTTATTTGACCTTGAATGTAAGGTATATATGGTCAAATCAAGTTTTTACCAGAAACCCTACCGTAAATCCCTAATAAACCTGTGGGGTGCTAATGTCATACCCTCACCCAGTATCGAGACACAGGCTGGCAGATCTATCCTTGAAAAACATCCTGATACTTCAGGCAGTCTTGGGATTGCCATCAGCGAGGCTGTGGAAGATGCCGCAACCCATGACAATACCAAGTATGCACTGGGTAGCGTGTTGAACCACGTTATGCTGCACCAGACAGTGATCGGCCTGGAAGCGAAACTGCAAATGGATATGGTGGATGATTATCCGGATGTTATTATTGGCTGCGTGGGTGGAGGTAGTAACTTTTCAGGTATCAGCTACCCATTCGTTCGCGATAAGATGAAGGATAACAGGGACATTGACATTGTGGCTGTTGAACCAACGGCTTGTCCCAGCCTGACAGGAGGAGATTTCAGGTATGATTTCGGGGATACGGCAGAGATGACACCCCTGCTTAAGATGTATACACTGGGACATGATTTTGTGCCGCCTCCAATACATTCAGGCGGGCTGAGATACCATGGTGAGTCCCCGATCATTAGCCAGCTGTATGCGGATGGTATAATGAGGGCTGTTGCATACCACCAGACCGATATATTTGATGCTGCTGTGACCTTTGCCAGAACGGAGGGTATTGTACCTGCACCGGAATCGGCCCATGCTATCAAGTGTGCTATTGATATGGCCCTTGAGTGCAAGAAGACTGGCGAGGAAAAGAGCATCCTGTTCAACTTTAGCGGTCACGGTCATTTCGATATGGCTGCATACGACACTTATTTCAGTGGTGAAATGACAAACGAATAATATGAGACGGATGCCTGACTGGTATCCTTCCCATAACTTTTTAATTTTTGAATACCCTTTTAGCCTGAATATATTTGAAATTCATTAAGAAGATTTTCGGGAAAAAGGAAGTAGCACCTTCCAAACTGACTCTTAAGTCCAATGAGCTTGCGGCTTGGCTGGAAAAGGAGGGCGAGAGTACATTTGCTGAGCTTGGGGCACATATCGGGCATAAGTATACTGAGATCAGTAATGCCCTTGAAGACCTATCTGAAGCAAAAGATCGCCTGGTGGATGCGTCTTTTGGTGAGAAGGTGTATAAGCGCTTAGCCAAGGCTGGTGCATCTAACCGGGATAATCTTGTAAAGAACCTGGATGTTATTATAGAGAAGACTGCAATCCCTGAGGATACGGACCCGTCTGAAGCATACCAATTCCACCTGGATGCTAAATCTGTATTGAATACTTGTCTTGAGAACGCTGTTAGGAGCCAGCAGTATGTCAAGGCGCTTTTTCCTGAGGAATATAAGGATATCTGGGGCGGGCTGAAGCACCTGGATGTCCTGCTGGATGAGCTTGTTGCTCCTATCAATGAGGTAAAGGATGAACTGGAGGCATATGATAAGCTGCCCGGGGATATTGAACTAATCAGGCAGATGCAGCAGCAGATTCCGGCAGGGCAGAAGAACATCAATGAGCTCACTGGCAAGTACGAGACATTGAAGGCTGAACTGGGTTCTGGAGAGGCGAGGCTGGAAGAGATAGAGGCTGGTGATGAGTTTACCAGGGCACGGGAACTGGAAGAGCAGGCCCGAACCCTTAAGGGTCAGATATCTGAGGTTGATTCGAATCTGGTGGGTTTGTTTGCTCCATTGTCCAAGGCTCTTTCCAGGATGGAGAAACAGGATGGGAGCGGGCGGCATATTATGTCTGCTGATAGCAGGAAGGTCCTGAAGATACTGAAAGATGAGCCGGTGTCTGCGCTTGATATTGACCTTACTGGTTTTCTGGTTGAAATGAAGACCAGGGTTGAGGATGGGAGTCTGGGTCTTAAGCAGCAGAAGATGAACAAGACGCTTGAGCAGATCGATAGGTTGGTTGGAACTGATGTCCTGTCAAGGCTTAAAAGTCAAAGGGAGGGATATTCTTCTAAACTTACCGGGGTGCGGGTGGAGTTAGAGGGACTTACTGTTTACAGGGAGAAAACACAGGTTGAAGATAGGATTTCTGAGTGCCGGAATGTGATGGATTCTACCGGGCAGAAGCTGGATGCTGAGAAGAGGGAAGTTGCAAGGCTGAAGAAGGAAGTTGAGGAATTGAAGTCGGGATTGGATTCTGATCTGAGTGAGATTTTTGGGAAGGATATTGAAGTGGGATATTGATCGTCAGGACTTGAAAAAAAAGATGTGTAGCGCCCGGAATGGACGCCTGGTTTAGTAATTTCTGATTCCTATGTGTTTTTTATGGTACAGTTATAGAGCCTTGATCTTCAACGTTGGCTGAGGCATTGTAGGTGAAAACTGAATGTGTAACATCATCAACAATAAAAGTAAAGGTTCCACTTGCACGCTTGACCTTGTTAGATTTTAAAGAAACAGCTCCATTTATGTCAGTGATTCTAACATCACTGTCACTTGTTAGGCCATCCCAATGACCTGATACTGTTGCTCCCACTACTTTATTATTATAAGCATCAAGAATTGTTACTGTAGCTGTAGCTATAGCTTTTGTTTTTTTTCCACGAGTTTTCGTCGACATGTTGATGCTATGGACATGCATTTCTAATGAAGTTGCCTCGGTAATAGTTGCTGTTGTTGTACTTGTATCAGTGGCCCCATCTTCATCTGTGACCATCAACGTGACTGTGTAAGTCCCGTTCTGAGCATAGGTATGGGTGGGATTTACTCTGGTTCCTGTATTGGTGTCCCCAAAGTTCCAGTCATAAGAGACAATACTGCCGTCGGGATCAGATGAACCTGACCCGTTAAAGGTAATTGCCAATCCTTCCGTACCTGTGTAAGGTCCATTCGGATCTGATGTCGGTGGCTGGTTAAGATTTGATACAACAATAAAGTCGGTCTTGGTATCGGTCTGACTATCACCATCGGCCTCATAAACAGTCAGGGTCACTGTATACACGCCATCAATAGAATACATATGGCTCGGGTTCGGGGTTGTGTCATCTATTACAGTGTCATTCTCGAAATCCCATTCCCATGCAGTAATGCCGTCATATGATGTGGAAGTATCACTGAAAGAGACAGTTAATGGTTCTGGTCCTGAGGTAGGTGTAGCTGTAAAATCTGCAACTGGATCGATATCTCCTATGGTTGCCATAGTTGTGCTGGTATCCGTTGCTCCATCATTATCTGTGACCGTTAGTGTTACTGTATATGATCCGTTCTGAGCATAGGTATGTTTGGGACTCACTCCTGTTCCTGTATTTGTGTCCCCAAAGTTCCAGTTATAAGAGACAATACTTCCATCAGTATCAGAAGAACCGGACCCATCAAATGATATTGCAGTATCTTCAGTACCAGAGTACGGGCCACCTGCGTTTGCTATAGGTGGACTATTTGACTCTCCCGAATCACCCAACACAGTTACATCATCAATATACCAACCAGGGTAAGAATTTACAGAATAATCAGTTCCGAAACTGAAACCAACTCTTACGTTACTGTATCCATTATAATCAGAGAGATCGAAAACCTGTTGATGCCATCCGTAACCATAATTACTGCTATATGCAGGCACTTGACCGAGCGGATTGTAAGAAGATAATGCATCTTCCGGGTATCCGCCAACAGGCGTTATCTGAACCCATGAACTACCACCATCAGTTGATATTTCAACGATACCACCATCATAGTAACTCTCTGTAAAATAATAATGCATGAATGTCAACTGTGTTGATATAATTCCACTAAGATCAACTGGCGGCGATACTAATCGGGCATTCATGTAATTTATATCATAGTTTCCATCAAGATTGGTGGCCCATGTATTTGGCTCAGAATAAGCACTGTTTGGACCTGATGTTGGAGGACCTAATTCCCAGTTATCACCGGATCCTGAATGTGTCCATCCATTTGTTCCATGTTCCATATCATCATAAAATATTATTATTAGATCCTCTGTGTTTTCAGAAATAACATTTGATAATAATGAGGGATTGCCAACATTATCAATCGCTTTAACAGCAAAGTAATAATTTGTATTATATGACAATCCGGTAACTGTGTAAGTCTCGGCAGATCCCGAAGATTGTGGTTTTGGCTCACCAGTTGCTTGAGTTGCTGCTTCCCAGTCTGCATCTGTTTCTATATTAGATGTGGAATATCTGACATCATATAATTTCGCAGTTCCACTAATCCCATCATCACCTGGAGCGATCCAATCTAATGTAATCGTACTTGAAGTAGGACTAGCAGCTGTCAGGGAAGAGATGGTAGAGGGGGCAGTGTTATCAAGTTTTAAGGCATTATAAGCATTCAGTCTTCCTCCAGTCACAGTTATTCCA
Proteins encoded in this window:
- a CDS encoding S8 family serine peptidase; the encoded protein is MKIIKKTLVVLILCSFIVGTIPISVLAKQDRLDNNILEHTEPDIPEGVEYATDQIIVEFKKGTSDATISMINSKNNVVSSEKIIKKKPKSVENEKTKILKKHGLDMIYILKLPKQTDINKIINSYKKNSNVEYAELNYIVQIDAVPNDPYFSSLWGLQNTNDADIDASEAWDIETGNSNEVVIAVIDTGVDYNHEDLAANMWLNEHELNGVVGVDDEGNGYIDDIKGWDFFSDDNDPYDENGHGTHCSGTIAAKGNNVKGVVGVSWNAKIMPLRFLSPEGGYTSDAVLAINYAIDNDAHIMSNSWGGGGFSQALEDAISAANDAGILFVAAAGNGGDDLIGDNNDVIPYYPSSYDVPNVISVAATDSSDNLAYFSDYGLISVDLSAPGVSIFSTEPENSYGYKSGTSMATPHVAGAAALIKAQYPEISSDGIKARLLGSVDSITSLSGITVTGGRLNAYNALKLDNTAPSTISSLTAASPTSSTITLDWIAPGDDGISGTAKLYDVRYSTSNIETDADWEAATQATGEPKPQSSGSAETYTVTGLSYNTNYYFAVKAIDNVGNPSLLSNVISENTEDLIIIFYDDMEHGTNGWTHSGSGDNWELGPPTSGPNSAYSEPNTWATNLDGNYDINYMNARLVSPPVDLSGIISTQLTFMHYYFTESYYDGGIVEISTDGGSSWVQITPVGGYPEDALSSYNPLGQVPAYSSNYGYGWHQQVFDLSDYNGYSNVRVGFSFGTDYSVNSYPGWYIDDVTVLGDSGESNSPPIANAGGPYSGTEDTAISFDGSGSSDTDGSIVSYNWNFGDTNTGTGVSPKHTYAQNGSYTVTLTVTDNDGATDTSTTMATIGDIDPVADFTATPTSGPEPLTVSFSDTSTSYDGITAWEWDFENDTVIDDTTPNPSHMYSIDGVYTVTLTVYEADGDSQTDTKTDFIVVSNLNQPPTSDPNGPYTGTEGLAITFNGSGSSDPDGSIVSYDWNFGDTNTGTRVNPTHTYAQNGTYTVTLMVTDEDGATDTSTTTATITEATSLEMHVHSINMSTKTRGKKTKAIATATVTILDAYNNKVVGATVSGHWDGLTSDSDVRITDINGAVSLKSNKVKRASGTFTFIVDDVTHSVFTYNASANVEDQGSITVP
- a CDS encoding TrpB-like pyridoxal phosphate-dependent enzyme; translation: MEKTKIILDENELPNQWYNILPDLQTPLEPPLNPATNEPIGPDDLSPIFPMSLIKQEMSQDRFIDIPEEVRDIYRLWRPSPIYRAHRLEAALKTPARIYYKNEGVSPPGSHKPNTAIAQAYFNMKEGVERLSTETGAGQWGSALSFACSLFDLECKVYMVKSSFYQKPYRKSLINLWGANVIPSPSIETQAGRSILEKHPDTSGSLGIAISEAVEDAATHDNTKYALGSVLNHVMLHQTVIGLEAKLQMDMVDDYPDVIIGCVGGGSNFSGISYPFVRDKMKDNRDIDIVAVEPTACPSLTGGDFRYDFGDTAEMTPLLKMYTLGHDFVPPPIHSGGLRYHGESPIISQLYADGIMRAVAYHQTDIFDAAVTFARTEGIVPAPESAHAIKCAIDMALECKKTGEEKSILFNFSGHGHFDMAAYDTYFSGEMTNE